A section of the Cinclus cinclus chromosome 27, bCinCin1.1, whole genome shotgun sequence genome encodes:
- the LOC134054050 gene encoding potassium voltage-gated channel subfamily A member 3-like, with product MDERRSLLYSPAASSAGRQPRGGSSSSHHNLGYTEQPPPAAPQPGPEQQEEESEEGDEGSMTVVGGGGGGDPLLEEAQHPPALLGGERYDQPPAPAVPAGQPAGAAEHECCERVVINISGLRFETQLKTLAQFPETLLGDPRKRMRYFDPLRNEYFFDRNRPSFDAILYYYQSGGRIRRPVNVPIDIFSEEIRFYQLGEEAMEKFREDEGFIREEQRPLPEKEFQRQVWLLFEYPESSGPARGIAIVSVLVILISIVIFCLETLPEFRDDHDYEGTGGTFGTGGGPLPPDVFTNSSSSAASMVSSFTDPFFVVETLCIIWFSFELLVRFFACPSKATFSKNIMNIIDIVAIIPYFITLGTELAERQGNGQQAMSLAILRVIRLVRVFRIFKLSRHSKGLQILGQTLKASMRELGLLIFFLFIGVILFSSAVYFAEADDPSSGFSSIPDAFWWAVVTMTTVGYGDMHPITIGGKIVGSLCAIAGVLTIALPVPVIVSNFNYFYHRETEGEEQAQYMHVGSCQHLSSSEEMKKARSNSTLSKSEYMVIEEGGINHSAFKQAAFKAGNCTTTNNPNCVNIKKIFTDV from the coding sequence ATGGACGAGCGCCGGAGCTTGCTCTACTCTCCGGCCGCCTCCTCCGCCGGCCGGCAGCCGCGGGGCGGCTCGAGCAGCAGCCACCACAACCTGGGCTACACCGAGCagccgccccccgccgccccccagCCGGGCCccgagcagcaggaggaagagagcGAGGAAGGGGACGAAGGCAGCATGACCGTGgtgggaggcggcggcggcggagacCCTTTGCTGGAGGAAGCCCAGCATCCTCCTGCGCTGCTCGGGGGGGAGCGCTACGATCAGCCCCCGGCGCCGGCCGTGCCCGCCGGGCAGCCCGCGGGCGCTGCGGAGCACGAGTGCTGCGAGCGCGTGGTGATCAACATCTCGGGGCTGCGCTTCGAGACCCAGCTCAAGACCCTGGCGCAGTTCCCCGAGACGCTGCTGGGGGACCCCCGGAAGAGGATGCGCTACTTCGATCCCCTCCGCAATGAGTATTTCTTCGACCGTAACCGGCCCAGCTTCGACGCCATCCTCTACTACTACCAGTCGGGTGGGCGCATCCGGCGTCCCGTCAACGTCCCCATCGACATCTTCTCCGAGGAGATCCGCTTCTAccagctgggggaggaggcCATGGAGAAGTTTCGGGAGGATGAGGGTTTCATTCGGGAGGAGCAGCGGCCGCTTCCCGAGAAGGAGTTTCAACGCCAGGTGTGGCTCCTCTTCGAGTACCCCGAGAGCTCTGGGCCGGCCCGAGGCATTGCCATTGTCTCTGTCCTGGTCATCCTTATTTCCATCGTCATCTTCTGTCTGGAGACCCTGCCTGAATTCAGGGATGACCATGACTATGAGGGAACTGGGGGGACCTTCGGGACAGGCGGTGGCCCTCTCCCACCTGATGTCTTCACCAACTCCTCATCCTCGGctgcctccatggtgtcatccTTCACCGACCCTTTCTTTGTGGTGGAGACTTTGTGCATCATCTGGTTCTCCTTTGAGCTGCTGGTCCGCTTCTTTGCCTGTCCCAGCAAGGCCACGTTCTCCAAGAACATCATGAACATCATTGACATTGTGGCCATCATCCCCTACTTCATCACGCTGGGCACGGAGCTGGCTGAGCGGCAAGGCAACGGCCAGCAAGCCATGTCCTTGGCCATCCTCCGAGTCATCCGCCTCGTCAGGGTCTTCCGCATCTTCAAGCTCTCCCGGCACTCCAAGGGGCTGCAGATCCTGGGGCAGACCCTCAAGGCCAGcatgagggagctgggcttgctcatcttcttcctcttcatcgGCGTCATCCTCTTCTCCAGCGCCGTTTACTTCGCCGAAGCCGATGACCCCAGCTCGGGGTTCAGTAGCATCCCTGATGCCTTCTGGTGGGCTGTGGTCACCATGACCACCGTGGGCTACGGGGACATGCACCCCATCACCATCGGGGGCAAGATCGTGGGGTCCCTGTGCGCCATCGCGGGGGTGCTGACCATCGCCCTCCCCGTGCCCGTCATCGTCTCCAACTTCAACTATTTCTACCACCGGGAGACAGAAGGTGAGGAACAAGCCCAGTACATGCACGTCGGGAGCTGCCAGCACCTCTCGTCCAGCGAGGAGATGAAGAAGGCTCGCAGCAATTCCACCCTCAGCAAGTCCGAGTACATGGTGATTGAGGAAGGGGGGATCAATCACAGTGCTTTCAAACAGGCTGCCTTTAAAGCAGGCAACTGCACAACCACAAACAATCCCAACTGTGTGAACATCAAAAAGATCTTTACGGATGtttaa